One genomic segment of Apostichopus japonicus isolate 1M-3 chromosome 23, ASM3797524v1, whole genome shotgun sequence includes these proteins:
- the LOC139964525 gene encoding uncharacterized protein isoform X1 has product MLLAPRKAACVSLLGLAMTSWFLMIVLFHFYGSFIRRMTSTTSRKKVPKKEESEQWGKGASNISPDERKIEPIVGVILAASLPLAVIVFWKITIPFLYFCVSTVLGAELLQKINYLQQDVFNLMTSPCPPWISAEERAFLEKQDYHQVRRFHDISKADFEEQIDKGEPFILTEAMRSWPSDWDCHNFIKMYPDVEYFDLQSGSYHPLKDITERSGYEEDECASGEIDMTSEPNRKHFKEQLKQIQIPYFMEDDFSTSVSNGSIVSMDTLYLGVAGTGIPPYVEESCTSFMAAQFSGVTAWSFSRPIVEHDKLSWSKPMRLFLQPGEIVFWFPSMRYHREVADGCSLSLRFRFQMPAPKTFLEDVKTDLSSLHSENGRDNTSPLSFITKCSIVEENGRWVLR; this is encoded by the exons ATGTTGCTTGCCCCCAGAAAAGCCGCATGTGTTTCTTTGTTAGGGTTAGCAATGACGTCCTGGTTTTTAATGATCGTCCTTTTCCATTTCTATGGTTCATTCATAC GCAGAATGACTTCAACTACAAGTAGAAAGAAAGTAcctaaaaaagaagaaagtgaaCAATGGGGAAAAGGTGCCTCCAACATTTCTCCGGACGAAAGAAAAATCGAACCTATTGTTGGAGTTATCTTAGCAGCAAGTCTTCCCCTGGCTGTCATAGTCTTTTGGAAAATCACAATTCCATTTCTATATTTTTGTGTTTCCACAGTCCTAGGTGCAGAACTGTTACAAAAGATTAACTATTTACAACAAG ATGTCTTTAACTTAATGACTTCTCCATGTCCACCATGGATCTCGGCAGAAGAAAGAGCATTCTTGGAAAAGCAGGATTACCATCAAGTAAGAAGATTTCATGATATCAGCAAAGCAGATTTTGAAGAGCAAATCGACAAAGGGGAACCATTCATTCTGACAGAGGCTATGAGAT CCTGGCCAAGTGACTGGGATTGTCATAACTTCATCAAAATGTACCCAGATGTAGAATACTTTGACTTGCAG AGTGGAAGCTACCATCCGCTGAAGGACATAACTGAGAGGTCTGGGTATGAGGAAGATGAATGTGCTAGCGGTGAAATAGACATGACCAGCGAGCCTAATAGAAAGCATTTTAAG GAACAGTTAAAGCAGATACagattccctattttatggaaGATGATTTCTCTACCTCTGTTAGCAACGGTTCCATCGTATCCATGGATACTTTATATCTGGGAGTAGCTGGTACAGGAATACCACCCTATGTGGAAGAATCATGCACAAGCTTTATGGCTGCACAG ttcTCCGGCGTTACAGCCTGGAGTTTCTCCAGACCAATAGTTGAACATGACAAGCTGTCATGGAGTAAACCTATGAGGCTATTCCTACAACCAG GTGAGATAGTGTTCTGGTTTCCTTCGATGAGATATCACAGAGAGGTTGCAGACGGTTGCTCCTTGAGTCTCAGGTTCAGATTCCAGATGCCTGCACCAAAGACGTTCCTTGAAGATGTGAAAACAGACTTATCATCTCTCCATTCAGAAAATGGCAGAGATAACACTTCTCCTTTAAGTTTTATAACAAAGTGCTCAATAGTTGAAGAAAATGGCAGGTGGGTTTTAAGGTGA
- the LOC139964525 gene encoding uncharacterized protein isoform X2, giving the protein MLNIIVLFVNGSVIDDYYGRMTSTTSRKKVPKKEESEQWGKGASNISPDERKIEPIVGVILAASLPLAVIVFWKITIPFLYFCVSTVLGAELLQKINYLQQDVFNLMTSPCPPWISAEERAFLEKQDYHQVRRFHDISKADFEEQIDKGEPFILTEAMRSWPSDWDCHNFIKMYPDVEYFDLQSGSYHPLKDITERSGYEEDECASGEIDMTSEPNRKHFKEQLKQIQIPYFMEDDFSTSVSNGSIVSMDTLYLGVAGTGIPPYVEESCTSFMAAQFSGVTAWSFSRPIVEHDKLSWSKPMRLFLQPGEIVFWFPSMRYHREVADGCSLSLRFRFQMPAPKTFLEDVKTDLSSLHSENGRDNTSPLSFITKCSIVEENGRWVLR; this is encoded by the exons ATGCTCAACATTATAGTACTCTTCGTAAACGGCAGTGTCATCGATGACTATTATG GCAGAATGACTTCAACTACAAGTAGAAAGAAAGTAcctaaaaaagaagaaagtgaaCAATGGGGAAAAGGTGCCTCCAACATTTCTCCGGACGAAAGAAAAATCGAACCTATTGTTGGAGTTATCTTAGCAGCAAGTCTTCCCCTGGCTGTCATAGTCTTTTGGAAAATCACAATTCCATTTCTATATTTTTGTGTTTCCACAGTCCTAGGTGCAGAACTGTTACAAAAGATTAACTATTTACAACAAG ATGTCTTTAACTTAATGACTTCTCCATGTCCACCATGGATCTCGGCAGAAGAAAGAGCATTCTTGGAAAAGCAGGATTACCATCAAGTAAGAAGATTTCATGATATCAGCAAAGCAGATTTTGAAGAGCAAATCGACAAAGGGGAACCATTCATTCTGACAGAGGCTATGAGAT CCTGGCCAAGTGACTGGGATTGTCATAACTTCATCAAAATGTACCCAGATGTAGAATACTTTGACTTGCAG AGTGGAAGCTACCATCCGCTGAAGGACATAACTGAGAGGTCTGGGTATGAGGAAGATGAATGTGCTAGCGGTGAAATAGACATGACCAGCGAGCCTAATAGAAAGCATTTTAAG GAACAGTTAAAGCAGATACagattccctattttatggaaGATGATTTCTCTACCTCTGTTAGCAACGGTTCCATCGTATCCATGGATACTTTATATCTGGGAGTAGCTGGTACAGGAATACCACCCTATGTGGAAGAATCATGCACAAGCTTTATGGCTGCACAG ttcTCCGGCGTTACAGCCTGGAGTTTCTCCAGACCAATAGTTGAACATGACAAGCTGTCATGGAGTAAACCTATGAGGCTATTCCTACAACCAG GTGAGATAGTGTTCTGGTTTCCTTCGATGAGATATCACAGAGAGGTTGCAGACGGTTGCTCCTTGAGTCTCAGGTTCAGATTCCAGATGCCTGCACCAAAGACGTTCCTTGAAGATGTGAAAACAGACTTATCATCTCTCCATTCAGAAAATGGCAGAGATAACACTTCTCCTTTAAGTTTTATAACAAAGTGCTCAATAGTTGAAGAAAATGGCAGGTGGGTTTTAAGGTGA
- the LOC139964525 gene encoding uncharacterized protein isoform X3 — protein MTSTTSRKKVPKKEESEQWGKGASNISPDERKIEPIVGVILAASLPLAVIVFWKITIPFLYFCVSTVLGAELLQKINYLQQDVFNLMTSPCPPWISAEERAFLEKQDYHQVRRFHDISKADFEEQIDKGEPFILTEAMRSWPSDWDCHNFIKMYPDVEYFDLQSGSYHPLKDITERSGYEEDECASGEIDMTSEPNRKHFKEQLKQIQIPYFMEDDFSTSVSNGSIVSMDTLYLGVAGTGIPPYVEESCTSFMAAQFSGVTAWSFSRPIVEHDKLSWSKPMRLFLQPGEIVFWFPSMRYHREVADGCSLSLRFRFQMPAPKTFLEDVKTDLSSLHSENGRDNTSPLSFITKCSIVEENGRWVLR, from the exons ATGACTTCAACTACAAGTAGAAAGAAAGTAcctaaaaaagaagaaagtgaaCAATGGGGAAAAGGTGCCTCCAACATTTCTCCGGACGAAAGAAAAATCGAACCTATTGTTGGAGTTATCTTAGCAGCAAGTCTTCCCCTGGCTGTCATAGTCTTTTGGAAAATCACAATTCCATTTCTATATTTTTGTGTTTCCACAGTCCTAGGTGCAGAACTGTTACAAAAGATTAACTATTTACAACAAG ATGTCTTTAACTTAATGACTTCTCCATGTCCACCATGGATCTCGGCAGAAGAAAGAGCATTCTTGGAAAAGCAGGATTACCATCAAGTAAGAAGATTTCATGATATCAGCAAAGCAGATTTTGAAGAGCAAATCGACAAAGGGGAACCATTCATTCTGACAGAGGCTATGAGAT CCTGGCCAAGTGACTGGGATTGTCATAACTTCATCAAAATGTACCCAGATGTAGAATACTTTGACTTGCAG AGTGGAAGCTACCATCCGCTGAAGGACATAACTGAGAGGTCTGGGTATGAGGAAGATGAATGTGCTAGCGGTGAAATAGACATGACCAGCGAGCCTAATAGAAAGCATTTTAAG GAACAGTTAAAGCAGATACagattccctattttatggaaGATGATTTCTCTACCTCTGTTAGCAACGGTTCCATCGTATCCATGGATACTTTATATCTGGGAGTAGCTGGTACAGGAATACCACCCTATGTGGAAGAATCATGCACAAGCTTTATGGCTGCACAG ttcTCCGGCGTTACAGCCTGGAGTTTCTCCAGACCAATAGTTGAACATGACAAGCTGTCATGGAGTAAACCTATGAGGCTATTCCTACAACCAG GTGAGATAGTGTTCTGGTTTCCTTCGATGAGATATCACAGAGAGGTTGCAGACGGTTGCTCCTTGAGTCTCAGGTTCAGATTCCAGATGCCTGCACCAAAGACGTTCCTTGAAGATGTGAAAACAGACTTATCATCTCTCCATTCAGAAAATGGCAGAGATAACACTTCTCCTTTAAGTTTTATAACAAAGTGCTCAATAGTTGAAGAAAATGGCAGGTGGGTTTTAAGGTGA
- the LOC139964528 gene encoding uncharacterized protein: MEDVPFVKFKRTRGAPLKYGPDKETSRREIARQRDATKVYLLTSHDEWRSAKQTYERRLRKPITNSEFALHLLSIHRKSKCPTCTNLDQSDGELPLTDTEIQTDCRCPCQCDIEETLAKEQSVKKEKLQAKQLTKKNQGARRRKQSSPQGLHRDSDFHPDSEASFPAVPSNGDSTPKNVSQEGEPHIISTTTKLLQGLRGKSDETEEMENFDEEVEEDEEDDQNEFDEGDEYLEDEELIYPAVKALKRYKEDEEEWKSSEMSDDSADVDYGKPAPKRKRKPRKKPTAKAVTKIMTKVATKPVSKTTPRVTKSAATPKLKPQTTSRPRGAPRGRRKNPVKVTEKVKVKPKSPPLKRGPSMFIRRVSWTDLNKVYQCKICNHENELPLQACRHLLAMHPEIVGALREFLLRNKVLTADEERSLYSIALEEPLPLLLHQHTDQNSEHPNPRTPNASDLSDKTMEARIQHFTEMLMPGYLGTPTALPHLPGMPSFQQSFNRPPLFEGAQNGMVPLPPHSLAPMASATAAIFGVPGIGLPEGQMVPPVSNSSFVSASNNDGLPTSTPSPTTTHSSMVAMGSTNHGGGMGLQEVQQEDEQFSSNHQVDGMDLQNSHRSDGFGETSSRQTTSEPQSPSQTLHQPPLNSPRPSSQPSRLPTQLLPSMNASSSDQLLDPPQQSTQQEPQLLSQPPRPATVPSHLEMEQNQPPTEESLSSLKDGIEYETENPDKVNNNNDEEEEDKDENEETDETNNPFEKEDLLMLLERWVKIPLDCPFCKMKLPYMKRKDKHRCKRPGPSVLCDICGKSYPQTYFRFHYRRVHVPQKKVPCHFCSKEFKPSSLSKHILERHKPSRPYKCGICGKEFNSKKHCDKHEAVHKTEKPHKCPTCNRGFTQRTNMKNHMRQHTGEQPYRCHNCMKSFTHNVSLKNHLKRYHGIDLWQLGHTGGGRPKKE; the protein is encoded by the exons ATGGAGGATGTTCCTTTTGTCAAATTTAAGAGAACTAGGGGTGCTCCCTTGAAGTATGGACCAGATAAAGAAACAAGTCGGAGAGAAATTGCACGCCAAAGAGACGCTACGAAAGTCTACCTTCTCACTTCACACGACGAGTGGAGGTCTGCAAAGCAAACTTACGAGCGGAGACTTCGTAAACCCATAACAAACAGCGAATTTGCGCTGCATCTTCTATCAATTCATCGAAAAAGCAAATGTCCGACTTGCACCAACCTTGATCAAAG TGATGGAGAGTTACCACTGACAGATACAGAGATTCAGACAGACTGTAGATGTCCCTGTCAATGTGATATCGAAGAGACTCTAGCTAAAGA aCAATCAGTAAAGAAAGAGAAACTGCAGGCAAAgcaattaacaaagaaaaaccaaggtgcaagaagaagaaaacagtcATCTCCACAGGGTCTCCACCGTGACAGTGACTTTCATCCAGATTCCGAAGCTTCTTTCCCAGCAGTGCCAAGTAACGGAGATTCCACTCCAAAGAATGTTAGCCAAGAAGGAGAACCACACATCATCAGTACTACGACAAAGCTGCTGCAAGGGTTACGGGGCAAGAGCGACGAGACAGAAGAGATGGAGAACTTCGATGAGGAGGTGGAAGAGGATGAGGAGGATGACCAAAATGAATTTGATGAAGGAGATGAATACCTTGAAGATGAGGAACTGATTTATCCAGCGGTGAAAGCACTGAAACGGTACAAGGAGGATGAAGAGGAATGGAAGTCATCCGAGATGTCCGACGATTCCGCTGATGTTGATTATGGGAAACCTGCCCCAAAGCGGAAACGAAAACCCCGGAAAAAGCCCACAGCCAAAGCTGTGACTAAAATCATGACTAAAGTCGCAACTAAACCTGTTTCCAAGACAACTCCGAGAGTCACGAAATCTGCAGCAACTCCAAAGCTGAAACCGCAGACGACTTCAAGACCAAGAGGTGCTCCCAGAGGGAGGAGGAAAAATCCTGTGAAAGTGACTGAGAAGGTGAAAGTAAAGCCAAAATCCCCACCTCTGAAAAGAGGTCCAAG CATGTTCATTCGGAGAGTCAGCTGGACAGACCTAAATAAAGTGTACCAGTGCAAAATTTGTAATCATGAAAATGAACTTCCCTTGCAAGCATGTCGTCATCTGCTTGCAATGCATCCAGAGATTGTCGGTGCTCTGCGTGAATTTCTTTTGAGGAACAAAGTCTTGACAGCAGACGAAGAGAGAAGCCTGTATAGTATAGCATTAGAAGAACCGTTGCCATTGTTATTACATCAGCACACAGATCAAAACTCAGAACACCCCAATCCACGAACACCTAATGCGTCTGATCTTTCAGACAAGACCATGGAGGCAAGAATCCAACACTTTACTGAAATGTTGATGCCTGGTTATCTTGGAACACCAACAGCCTTGCCACATTTACCAGGTATGCCAAGTTTTCAGCAGAGTTTCAACAGACCCCCTCTATTCGAGGGTGCTCAGAATGGTATGGTACCCCTCCCGCCACACTCCTTGGCACCAATGGCAAGTGCCACAGCAGCAATCTTTGGAGTACCTGGCATTGGACTGCCGGAAGGTCAGATGGTGCCGCCAGTTTCAAATTCATCATTTGTCTCTGCATCCAATAACGATGGATTGCCCACCAGTACGCCATCGCCCACGACAACTCATTCCAGTATGGTTGCCATGGGATCCACCAATCATGGGGGTGGTATGGGTCTTCAAGAGGTCCAGCAGGAGGATGAACAGTTTAGTTCTAACCACCAAGTAGATGGGATGGACTTGCAAAACAGCCACAGATCAGATGGTTTTGGAGAAACAAGTTCCAGGCAAACAACATCTGAACCCCAATCTCCCTCTCAAACTTTGCATCAACCACCTCTGAATTCCCCACGTCCATCATCTCAACCATCTCGACTACCCACTCAACTCCTTCCCTCAATGAATGCATCTTCATCAGATCAACTCCTAGACCCACCACAACAATCAACACAACAGGAACCTCAGCTGCTGAGTCAACCACCACGACCTGCCACCGTTCCATCTCACCTAGAAATGGAGCAGAATCAACCACCTACAGAAGAGAGTCTATCTTCTCTAAAAGATGGAATCGAATATGAAACAGAGAACCCTGACAaagtcaacaacaacaacgacgaagaagaagaagacaaagaCGAAAATGAAGAGACGGATGAAACAAATAATCCATTCGAGAAAGAAGACCTGCTCATGTTATTAGAAAGATGGGTCAAAATTCCCTTGGATTGCCCCTTTTGTAAAATGAAACTTCCATATATGAAACGCAAGGATAAACACAGATGTAAGCGGCCCGGCCCAAGTGTCCTCTGTGATATATGCGGTAAATCTTACCCACAGACTTATTTCCGTTTCCACTACCGAAGGGTACATGTTCCACAGAAGAAGGTGCCTTGTCACTTTTGCAGCAAAGAGTTTAAGCCGTCGTCACTTTCCAAGCACATTCTGGAGAGGCACAAACCGAGTAGGCCGTACAAGTGTGGCATTTGTGGTAAGGAGTTCAATTCTAAGAAGCACTGCGATAAGCACGAAGCGGTTCATAAGACAGAAAAGCCACACAAATGCCCAACCTGCAACCGTGGTTTCACACAAAGAACCAACATGAAGAACCACATGAGACAACACACTGGGGAACAACCATACCGCTGTCACAACTGTATGAAATCCTTCACACACAATGTCAGTTTGAAAAATCACCTGAAGAGATATCACGGTATAGACCTGTGGCAACTTGGGCACACAGGTGGCGGCAGACCTAAAAAAGAATGA